The Thalassophryne amazonica chromosome 8, fThaAma1.1, whole genome shotgun sequence genome includes a window with the following:
- the foxb1a gene encoding forkhead box protein B1a, with translation MPRPGRNTYSDQKPPYSYISLTAMAIQSCPEKMLPLSEIYKFIMDRFPYYRENTQRWQNSLRHNLSFNDCFIKIPRRPDQPGKGSFWALHPNCGDMFENGSFLRRRKRFKVLPVSDHLAPTKQSDAAHYLQQQAKLRLSALAATGTHLPQMSTYNLGVSQSSTFKHPFAIENIIAREYKVPGSLAFSTMQSMSAGYPLHNQLTTAWPHMYNSSVIDTAAPISMASSDYSAYGVPIKSLCHGGQSLPAIPVPIKPTPTSMPGFTALPPHIPAFLSNSPQSLSPTSPQTSQSSPATPSETLTNPSTLQSVAVH, from the coding sequence ATGCCTCGTCCGGGGAGAAACACGTACAGCGACCAGAAGCCGCCGTACTCCTACATCTCCCTCACTGCCATGGCGATCCAGAGCTGCCCGGAGAAGATGCTCCCCCTGAGTGAAATTTACAAGTTCATCATGGATAGATTCCCCTATTACAGGGAAAACACCCAAAGATGGCAGAATTCTCTACGGCACAATCTGTCCTTCAACGACTGTTTTATCAAAATCCCGCGGCGCCCGGATCAGCCAGGTAAGGGCAGCTTTTGGGCGCTGCACCCGAACTGCGGGGACATGTTCGAGAACGGGAGTTTCTTGAGACGCCGCAAACGCTTCAAAGTCTTGCCCGTGTCCGATCATTTGGCCCCCACGAAGCAGTCGGATGCGGCGCATTACCTTCAGCAGCAAGCTAAACTGAGACTGAGCGCGCTGGCGGCCACCGGCACGCACCTGCCGCAAATGTCCACCTATAATCTGGGGGTGTCCCAGTCGTCGACTTTTAAGCATCCGTTCGCCATCGAGAACATCATCGCCAGAGAGTACAAAGTCCCGGGAAGCCTGGCGTTTTCCACCATGCAGTCCATGTCTGCCGGGTACCCGCTGCACAACCAGCTGACCACGGCGTGGCCCCACATGTACAACAGCAGCGTGATCGACACGGCTGCTCCGATCTCGATGGCGAGCAGCGACTACAGCGCTTACGGCGTGCCCATCAAATCTCTGTGTCACGGGGGACAGTCGTTACCGGCGATCCCCGTGCCCATAAAGCCCACGCCGACCTCCATGCCTGGCTTCACGGCGCTACCTCCGCACATCCCCGCGTTTCTCTCAAACTCCCCGCAGTCTCTGAGCCCGACGTCCCCGCAGACGAGCCAAAGCAGCCCCGCGACCCCGAGCGAGACTCTGACGAACCCGTCCACACTGCAGTCGGTGGCTGTGCACTGA